The Metabacillus sediminilitoris genome window below encodes:
- the cbiQ gene encoding cobalt ECF transporter T component CbiQ, translating into MIRIDDYAYTNALKHIHPAEKVAFALSFLLFTIITKNLMIAALTFVVMSFTIVIAAKIPVSHYIKLLLLPAIFLFTSIIAIIVTITPLNEVHVEPLWSTNILSWQLYISLASVKKVSHLGATVLASVSCLYFLILTTSLNQLMWVLQKIKLPVLFIELVGLTYRFIFVLINKMQEIYLAQSNRLGYQNFQICMTSCAQLIVSLFIKSIQSARELQIAMESRGGDEGLYDIEITISYNRYRCTGILFSLAVLFTITLLT; encoded by the coding sequence ATGATAAGAATTGATGATTACGCCTATACAAATGCACTAAAACATATACATCCAGCTGAAAAGGTTGCGTTCGCTTTATCTTTTTTACTTTTTACCATTATCACGAAAAATTTAATGATTGCTGCCCTTACATTTGTTGTCATGAGTTTCACTATTGTAATAGCTGCCAAAATCCCTGTATCTCACTATATAAAGCTACTACTTTTGCCAGCTATTTTTCTTTTTACTAGTATCATCGCCATTATCGTTACAATTACTCCATTAAATGAGGTGCACGTAGAACCATTATGGTCTACGAACATTCTTTCGTGGCAACTTTATATAAGTTTAGCGAGTGTAAAAAAGGTTTCCCATCTTGGGGCAACCGTACTTGCAAGCGTGAGCTGCTTATACTTTCTTATTTTAACAACATCTCTAAACCAACTAATGTGGGTATTACAAAAAATAAAACTACCTGTTCTCTTTATTGAATTAGTAGGGCTAACATACCGTTTTATCTTTGTACTTATAAATAAAATGCAGGAAATCTATCTAGCACAGTCTAACAGACTAGGTTACCAGAATTTTCAAATATGTATGACATCATGTGCACAACTCATTGTTAGTCTCTTTATCAAGTCGATCCAGTCTGCTAGAGAATTGCAGATTGCCATGGAAAGTCGCGGGGGAGACGAGGGATTATACGATATTGAGATTACGATATCTTACAATAGATATCGTTGTACAGGTATTCTGTTCTCTTTAGCAGTACTTTTTACCATCACCCTGCTAACTTAA